One Saccharopolyspora erythraea NRRL 2338 genomic region harbors:
- a CDS encoding AfsR/SARP family transcriptional regulator, giving the protein MRIRLLGPAELLRADGSTAGLGAAKRRSVLAALALDLNRVVSMDRLLDVVWEGSPPPSAKAALQGHIAQLRKVLGDGVELVTRSPGYQLVADRSQLDVTRFEDLLAEARTATDAEAVELLRTALALRRGPVLADVPAERLRRVISARMEESVVTAIQELGRRLHRLGRTAEGIDLLHEAVALRPLREPLVELLVLSLHHAGRQAEALNVYHDTRTRLADELGVDPGIGLRQAFHTVLTAHDAPEPTAPKCVPLQLPRENRGFAGREAELAKLGPNGGADGAIRILVGPAGVGKTALALRWAHQVAARFPDGHLFADLRGFDETDPVAPDHVLTGFLRALGVPDARIPADADERAALYRSAVAGRRMLVVLDNARSAAQVRPLLPGTSSCAVLVSSRSRLDDLAATEGAVRVTVPALSRDEAVTVLGLVLGADRVAAEPAAAAELAELCDRLPLALRIAAARGSSHQHGTLRAMVEAFSDERHRLHRLSLPDSGSTVRTALAWSYRRLDAASARLFRRLGEHPGTDVDRGAAAALAGTTVAEVQPRLESLISVHLLHKSGPERYARHDLVRLYTAAVAEEEPAADRHAATERLLDYYLHTADAGRRLVTDEAWQPAMRVARPPAESPELSTVKEALDWFRAEETNLHRALALAGARGDHGRAWRLALCLERFQHHLGDLPAQAEAARLGLAAARELGDNQAQAVFHVRVGENLVRSGRAGDAVAHGEQAVRLGRDEPQDACNAMLGLGRFLHAAGRPAEALARLTGSIEVAGAVGNVAVETYALLGKAWVHQSEGERTDAMDALRRSVELVRDNGSRVHGAAVLLIAGELVREFGEHDKALRMFSRGLSAARDAEDLVFQARHHRAIGNTLAHLGSRAAAVPHWTRAERLRAALGLPDGGDVTLNGSHGHRAPHPHGFPELACT; this is encoded by the coding sequence ATGCGGATTCGCTTGTTGGGCCCCGCGGAGCTGCTGCGGGCGGACGGGAGCACAGCCGGGCTCGGTGCCGCCAAACGGCGCAGCGTGCTGGCCGCGCTCGCCCTCGACCTGAACCGAGTCGTGTCCATGGACCGGCTGCTGGACGTGGTCTGGGAGGGCAGTCCGCCTCCCAGCGCGAAAGCCGCGCTGCAGGGCCACATCGCCCAGCTGCGCAAGGTCCTCGGCGACGGCGTGGAGCTGGTCACCCGCTCGCCCGGCTACCAGCTGGTCGCCGACCGCTCGCAGCTCGACGTGACCCGGTTCGAGGACCTGCTCGCCGAAGCCAGGACGGCGACCGACGCCGAAGCGGTGGAGCTGCTGCGCACCGCGCTGGCGTTGCGGCGCGGCCCGGTGCTCGCCGACGTCCCGGCCGAGCGGCTGCGCCGGGTGATCTCGGCGCGGATGGAGGAGTCGGTGGTCACCGCCATCCAGGAGCTGGGCAGGCGGCTGCACCGGCTCGGCCGCACCGCCGAGGGCATCGACCTGCTCCACGAGGCGGTCGCGCTGCGCCCGCTGCGCGAGCCGCTGGTCGAGCTGCTGGTGCTCAGCCTGCACCACGCCGGCAGGCAGGCCGAGGCGCTGAACGTCTACCACGACACGCGCACCCGCCTCGCCGACGAGCTGGGGGTCGACCCCGGAATCGGGCTGCGGCAGGCGTTCCACACCGTACTCACCGCCCACGACGCGCCCGAGCCGACCGCGCCGAAGTGCGTGCCGCTGCAACTTCCCAGGGAGAACAGGGGTTTCGCCGGTCGCGAGGCCGAACTGGCCAAGCTGGGGCCGAACGGGGGCGCCGACGGCGCGATCCGCATCCTGGTCGGGCCGGCCGGGGTGGGCAAGACCGCGCTCGCGCTGCGCTGGGCGCACCAGGTGGCCGCGCGGTTCCCGGACGGGCACCTGTTCGCCGATCTGCGGGGGTTCGACGAGACCGATCCGGTCGCCCCCGACCACGTGCTCACCGGTTTCCTGCGCGCGCTGGGGGTGCCCGACGCGCGCATCCCCGCCGACGCCGACGAACGCGCCGCGCTGTACCGCTCGGCGGTGGCCGGCCGCCGGATGCTTGTGGTGCTCGACAACGCGCGCTCGGCCGCGCAGGTGCGTCCGCTGCTCCCCGGCACTTCCAGCTGCGCGGTACTGGTGTCCAGCCGGAGCCGGCTGGACGACCTGGCGGCCACCGAGGGCGCGGTCCGGGTCACCGTGCCCGCGCTGAGCCGCGACGAGGCCGTCACCGTGCTCGGGCTGGTACTCGGCGCGGACCGGGTCGCCGCCGAGCCCGCGGCGGCGGCCGAGCTGGCCGAGCTGTGCGACCGGCTGCCGCTGGCCCTGCGCATCGCCGCCGCCCGCGGGAGCAGCCATCAGCACGGCACGCTCCGGGCGATGGTCGAGGCGTTCTCCGACGAGCGCCACCGGCTCCACCGGCTCTCGCTGCCGGATTCCGGCAGCACCGTGCGGACCGCGCTGGCGTGGAGCTACCGCAGGCTCGACGCCGCCTCCGCCCGGCTGTTCCGGCGGCTCGGCGAGCATCCGGGAACCGACGTCGACCGCGGCGCCGCGGCCGCGCTGGCCGGTACGACCGTCGCGGAGGTCCAGCCCCGGCTCGAAAGCCTCATCTCGGTGCACCTGCTGCACAAAAGCGGGCCAGAGCGCTACGCGAGGCACGATCTCGTGCGGCTCTACACCGCGGCGGTCGCCGAGGAGGAGCCCGCGGCCGACCGGCACGCCGCGACCGAACGGCTGCTGGACTACTACCTGCACACTGCCGACGCCGGCCGCCGGCTGGTCACCGATGAGGCGTGGCAGCCGGCGATGCGCGTCGCACGCCCGCCGGCGGAGTCCCCGGAACTGAGCACGGTGAAGGAGGCGCTCGACTGGTTCCGCGCCGAGGAGACCAACCTGCACCGGGCGCTCGCGCTGGCCGGCGCCCGCGGCGACCACGGCCGGGCGTGGCGGCTGGCGCTGTGCCTGGAGCGGTTCCAGCACCACCTCGGCGATCTCCCCGCGCAGGCCGAGGCCGCCCGGCTCGGCCTTGCGGCCGCTCGCGAGCTCGGCGACAACCAGGCGCAGGCGGTCTTCCACGTCCGCGTCGGGGAGAACCTGGTCCGGTCCGGCCGCGCGGGCGACGCCGTGGCGCACGGCGAGCAGGCCGTCCGGCTCGGCCGGGACGAACCGCAGGACGCGTGCAACGCGATGCTCGGCCTGGGCCGCTTCCTGCACGCGGCGGGCAGGCCCGCCGAGGCGCTGGCGCGGCTGACCGGGTCGATCGAGGTCGCCGGGGCGGTCGGCAACGTCGCGGTCGAGACGTACGCACTGCTCGGCAAGGCGTGGGTGCACCAGTCCGAGGGCGAGCGCACCGACGCGATGGACGCGCTGCGGCGGTCCGTGGAACTGGTCCGCGACAACGGGTCGCGGGTGCACGGCGCCGCGGTGCTGCTGATCGCGGGCGAGCTCGTCCGGGAGTTCGGCGAACACGACAAGGCGTTGCGCATGTTCTCCCGCGGGCTCTCGGCGGCCAGAGATGCCGAGGACCTCGTCTTCCAGGCCAGGCACCACCGCGCGATCGGCAACACGCTGGCGCACCTGGGAAGCAGGGCCGCCGCGGTGCCGCACTGGACGCGGGCGGAACGGCTCCGCGCCGCGCTCGGCCTCCCGGACGGTGGCGATGTCACCCTCAACGGGTCGCACGGGCACCGCGCGCCTCATCCGCACGGCTTCCCCGAACTGGCGTGCACCTGA
- a CDS encoding PPE domain-containing protein produces MPSEAQAPTGPAADNALRETQNWAARSHRELYEAVHVANDPGRVGELAQQWSRLSSEMAEAAQQMAERLRATESGWQGEAATAARSAIQKLADWNVTAGETAGALGEWISAQGRIMETAKAQMPEPVEGAENLEKFAAATFVAGNMEAFHKASADARVLHERSSSAHQQAVEVMTWMEKESRVVDSDTPRFTRPPNPLEDEQPHMFGRSVAQGGGAGGPGGAQPQGGAGGPAGPGAPVDGQQPGGQPLNPQSPGGQAPGGQPLGGPGGGQPHGGRLPGDEITPGGPPGSPKQNVPTLSEFQPNAHGGGGPQGGGPSLQASPHGGGGPAQEVGGPSSGPYRGGGGAPRLGDFEPGSTTSQGTTFKPSTADPGQGQDITHQPRTFQGPDGPTVGGQPLNPGGGKRGPGGEQRGPGGPRAGWSGQIPPIPSTGGPGGTGLGGSGGAGGGAGGAGGAGSGAAGGPGMRGGTSGTGGVTGIGRGEGVPGGRGPGGPGQSGGAGAGAMGAGGMAPGAMGQRGRGDDDQQRSSKYVEGGPVVEVPGADLPPPVIGEGRRKKKQDQG; encoded by the coding sequence ATGCCCTCGGAAGCGCAAGCACCGACTGGGCCCGCCGCGGACAACGCGTTGCGGGAGACGCAGAACTGGGCCGCGCGCAGCCACCGCGAGCTCTACGAGGCCGTGCACGTCGCCAACGATCCCGGTCGCGTCGGCGAGCTCGCCCAGCAGTGGAGCAGGCTGAGCAGCGAGATGGCCGAGGCCGCCCAGCAGATGGCGGAACGGCTGCGCGCCACCGAATCCGGCTGGCAGGGCGAAGCCGCCACCGCCGCGCGGTCGGCGATCCAGAAGCTGGCGGACTGGAACGTGACCGCCGGCGAGACCGCCGGTGCGCTGGGCGAGTGGATCTCGGCGCAGGGCCGGATCATGGAGACCGCCAAGGCGCAGATGCCCGAACCCGTCGAGGGCGCGGAGAACCTCGAGAAGTTCGCCGCTGCGACCTTCGTCGCGGGCAACATGGAAGCCTTCCACAAGGCCTCCGCCGACGCGCGCGTCCTGCACGAGCGGTCCAGCAGCGCGCACCAGCAGGCGGTCGAGGTCATGACGTGGATGGAGAAGGAGTCCCGCGTCGTGGACTCCGACACGCCGCGCTTCACCAGGCCGCCGAACCCGCTCGAGGACGAACAGCCGCACATGTTCGGGCGATCGGTCGCCCAGGGCGGCGGCGCGGGCGGCCCTGGTGGGGCGCAGCCGCAGGGCGGTGCCGGAGGCCCCGCGGGGCCGGGCGCACCGGTGGACGGGCAGCAGCCGGGCGGACAACCGTTGAACCCGCAGTCGCCCGGCGGTCAGGCGCCCGGCGGTCAGCCCCTGGGTGGCCCGGGCGGTGGTCAGCCCCACGGCGGCCGGCTCCCGGGCGACGAGATCACCCCCGGTGGTCCTCCCGGGAGCCCCAAGCAGAACGTCCCGACGTTGTCGGAGTTCCAGCCGAACGCCCACGGCGGTGGCGGTCCGCAGGGCGGTGGACCGTCGCTGCAGGCGTCCCCGCACGGCGGCGGTGGGCCCGCTCAGGAGGTCGGCGGCCCGTCGTCCGGTCCGTACCGCGGCGGAGGCGGAGCGCCCCGGCTCGGGGATTTCGAACCGGGCAGCACGACCTCGCAGGGCACCACGTTCAAGCCGTCGACCGCGGATCCCGGCCAGGGCCAGGACATCACGCACCAGCCGAGGACGTTCCAGGGCCCCGACGGCCCCACCGTCGGCGGTCAGCCCCTCAACCCCGGCGGCGGGAAGCGCGGTCCCGGCGGTGAGCAGCGCGGTCCGGGTGGCCCGCGCGCCGGCTGGAGCGGCCAGATCCCGCCGATCCCGAGCACCGGCGGTCCCGGAGGCACCGGGCTGGGTGGTTCCGGTGGTGCGGGCGGCGGTGCAGGCGGGGCCGGCGGTGCCGGTTCCGGTGCCGCGGGCGGTCCGGGCATGCGCGGCGGGACCTCCGGCACGGGCGGCGTGACGGGAATCGGCCGCGGAGAGGGCGTCCCCGGCGGCAGGGGTCCCGGCGGGCCCGGCCAGTCCGGAGGAGCCGGTGCCGGTGCGATGGGTGCCGGCGGGATGGCGCCCGGAGCCATGGGCCAGCGCGGCCGGGGCGACGACGACCAGCAGCGCTCCAGCAAGTACGTCGAGGGCGGCCCGGTCGTGGAGGTCCCCGGCGCCGACCTGCCGCCGCCGGTGATCGGTGAGGGCAGGCGCAAGAAGAAGCAGGACCAGGGGTGA
- a CDS encoding ESX secretion-associated protein EspG gives MSARPDFALSAAEFDLVHDALGLGRPPFPLEVPSRGATMEERAELADEAYRALSERGLADGRRLDPGLEQLLRLLTEHDTSVDAVGHLHRPVRALAAADRNTGVLAEVAADEVSLTEIRPTALAMSIVGVLPPGEPGQLRGVSMPRDTLTRALAEDDEDPFGGDLDEEVALTRAGLPAHDAATFTELVNSRCAGGQFGVSHRSMRASTLVNWFDTNQGRYLMTSEGSWLSITPADNRRIEHRLADVLSAVA, from the coding sequence ATGTCCGCAAGGCCGGATTTCGCGCTGTCGGCCGCCGAGTTCGACCTCGTCCACGACGCGCTGGGCCTGGGGCGGCCTCCGTTCCCGCTCGAGGTGCCCAGCCGGGGCGCGACGATGGAGGAGCGCGCCGAGCTCGCCGACGAGGCGTACCGGGCGCTGTCCGAGCGCGGTCTGGCCGACGGGCGTCGGCTGGACCCCGGGCTGGAGCAGCTGCTGCGGCTGCTGACCGAGCACGACACGTCGGTCGACGCGGTCGGCCACCTGCACCGGCCCGTCCGGGCGCTGGCGGCCGCCGACCGGAACACCGGCGTGCTCGCAGAGGTCGCGGCGGACGAGGTGTCGCTGACCGAGATCCGGCCCACCGCGCTTGCGATGTCGATCGTGGGCGTGCTGCCTCCCGGCGAACCAGGCCAGTTGCGCGGGGTTTCGATGCCCCGCGACACGCTCACCCGCGCGCTCGCCGAGGACGACGAGGACCCCTTCGGCGGTGACCTCGACGAGGAGGTCGCGCTGACCCGGGCGGGTCTTCCGGCGCACGACGCCGCGACGTTCACCGAGCTGGTGAACAGCCGTTGCGCCGGTGGCCAGTTCGGGGTCTCGCACCGGTCGATGCGGGCGTCGACATTGGTCAACTGGTTCGACACCAACCAGGGCCGGTACCTGATGACCAGCGAGGGCTCCTGGCTGAGCATCACCCCGGCCGACAACCGGCGCATCGAGCACCGCCTCGCCGACGTGCTGTCCGCGGTCGCCTGA
- a CDS encoding type VII secretion target — MTFEVTAEELTAHGSHLDGLTDRLKTAISAAETVSMSDEAYGLLCSFLPPIVNPMEQKGMDALKAASEGVSATADNIRSTAKQYLDTDDGNAVSFDPLLKAHDQV; from the coding sequence ATGACTTTCGAGGTCACCGCCGAGGAGCTCACCGCTCACGGCAGCCATCTGGACGGGTTGACCGACCGGCTGAAGACCGCGATCTCGGCGGCCGAGACGGTGAGCATGTCCGACGAGGCCTACGGGCTGCTGTGCTCGTTCCTGCCGCCGATCGTCAACCCGATGGAGCAGAAGGGCATGGACGCGCTGAAGGCCGCCAGCGAGGGCGTCAGCGCCACGGCGGACAACATCCGCAGCACGGCGAAGCAGTACCTGGACACCGACGACGGCAACGCCGTGTCGTTCGATCCGCTGCTCAAGGCCCACGATCAGGTCTGA
- a CDS encoding YbaB/EbfC family nucleoid-associated protein, with protein sequence MPGESRGGFAAIGADPEEAQRRIQEWAQGFAQKAERYQAVQEQTERLRLTAASPDGRIKVTVRADGSVTDLEFTDKVRSMAPSELAAQILATMHRAQADIASRVGETMAAQLGDEDMQTRSMMLDNLRERFPEQPEEPEQETTSKWDAPEDDAPKPPPPAPPAGPSGPSATPPKPGTPPQQQKRSQFDDYDDGDFGPDFDPLRD encoded by the coding sequence ATGCCCGGCGAGAGCCGAGGGGGATTCGCCGCGATCGGTGCGGACCCCGAGGAGGCGCAGCGGCGCATCCAGGAGTGGGCGCAGGGATTCGCCCAGAAGGCCGAGCGCTACCAGGCGGTGCAGGAGCAGACCGAGCGGCTGCGGCTGACCGCCGCGAGCCCGGACGGCCGGATCAAGGTGACCGTGCGCGCCGACGGCAGCGTGACGGACCTGGAGTTCACCGACAAGGTCCGCTCGATGGCACCGTCCGAGCTGGCCGCGCAGATCCTGGCCACGATGCATCGGGCGCAGGCCGACATCGCGAGCCGGGTCGGCGAGACGATGGCCGCGCAGCTCGGTGACGAGGACATGCAGACCCGGTCGATGATGCTGGACAACCTGCGCGAGCGGTTCCCGGAGCAGCCGGAGGAGCCCGAGCAGGAGACGACGTCGAAGTGGGACGCTCCCGAGGACGACGCGCCGAAGCCGCCGCCACCGGCCCCGCCTGCGGGCCCGTCCGGTCCGTCGGCGACCCCGCCGAAGCCGGGGACACCGCCGCAGCAGCAGAAGCGGTCGCAGTTCGACGACTACGACGACGGCGACTTCGGCCCCGACTTCGACCCGCTGCGGGACTGA
- a CDS encoding carboxylesterase/lipase family protein, with translation MWFMDVIVRTGSGRVRGFSAGDVSVFKGIPYAAPLDGPARFQAPLPAPSWEGVRDSTAFSASVPQEAAPMPGQVSPWKPGDSTECLTVNVWSPDVGARGLPVLVWIHGGMFMHGSSASPAYDGAALAREGVVFVSLNYRVGYEGFGWVADAPANRGLLDQIAALRWVRDNIAGFGGDPGNVTVAGQSAGGSSVVALVSSPAARGLLRRGIAQSVGGLFVPEAEARAVAEMVTDQLGVSPTAAELGSLPSEAIHGAQSAPSAAMTADPSAWTNSHTPYAPMFGDDVLERRPWEALRAGAGREIDLIAGFTRDECRVFAAGLDLSGSDPVAVARGMRLAPEALPRYRAAHPGISDAGLHELMLTDSLFRMPTLWCAEGHAEAGGKTYLYEFAWPAPVLDGAYGACHSIDVPFLFGVLDDEIGRPLLGDPAPAGFEVLSAQLRRAWTSFAASGDPGWPEFGTDWRLARSWNVPLEVVSDPAGESRRIWREHA, from the coding sequence ATGTGGTTCATGGACGTGATCGTGCGAACCGGGTCCGGGCGCGTGCGTGGGTTCTCCGCCGGCGATGTGAGCGTGTTCAAGGGGATTCCCTACGCCGCCCCGTTGGATGGGCCTGCACGGTTCCAGGCGCCGCTGCCCGCGCCGTCGTGGGAGGGCGTGCGGGACTCGACCGCGTTCAGCGCGTCCGTGCCGCAGGAGGCAGCGCCGATGCCGGGGCAGGTGTCGCCCTGGAAACCCGGCGACAGCACCGAATGCCTCACGGTCAACGTCTGGAGCCCTGACGTGGGTGCGCGCGGGTTGCCGGTCCTGGTGTGGATCCACGGTGGCATGTTCATGCACGGCTCCTCCGCCAGTCCCGCCTACGACGGCGCCGCGCTGGCCCGAGAGGGCGTGGTCTTCGTGTCGCTGAACTACCGCGTGGGCTACGAGGGTTTCGGCTGGGTCGCCGACGCACCGGCCAACCGCGGCTTGCTGGACCAGATCGCCGCACTGCGCTGGGTGCGCGACAACATCGCCGGTTTCGGCGGCGACCCCGGCAACGTCACCGTCGCCGGGCAGTCCGCCGGTGGCAGCTCGGTCGTCGCGCTGGTCTCCAGCCCCGCCGCGCGCGGCTTGTTGCGCAGGGGGATCGCCCAGAGCGTCGGGGGGCTGTTCGTCCCGGAAGCCGAGGCGCGGGCTGTGGCCGAGATGGTCACCGACCAGCTCGGTGTCTCCCCCACCGCAGCCGAACTGGGCTCACTTCCCTCAGAGGCGATCCATGGCGCGCAGTCCGCGCCGTCGGCCGCGATGACCGCCGATCCGTCGGCGTGGACGAACTCGCACACGCCGTATGCGCCGATGTTCGGCGACGACGTGCTGGAGCGACGTCCGTGGGAGGCGCTGCGCGCCGGTGCCGGGCGCGAGATCGACCTGATCGCCGGGTTCACCCGCGACGAGTGCCGCGTGTTCGCCGCCGGCCTCGACCTCTCCGGCAGCGATCCGGTCGCCGTGGCGCGCGGCATGCGGCTGGCGCCGGAGGCGCTGCCGCGGTACCGGGCCGCGCATCCCGGCATCTCCGACGCCGGCCTGCACGAGCTGATGCTCACCGACTCGTTGTTCCGCATGCCGACGCTGTGGTGCGCCGAAGGGCACGCCGAGGCGGGCGGGAAGACCTACCTCTACGAGTTCGCCTGGCCCGCGCCCGTGCTCGACGGCGCGTACGGCGCCTGCCACTCCATCGACGTGCCGTTCCTGTTCGGCGTCCTGGACGACGAGATCGGCCGTCCCCTCCTGGGCGACCCCGCACCGGCCGGTTTCGAGGTGCTGTCGGCACAGCTGCGCCGGGCCTGGACGTCGTTCGCGGCGAGCGGCGACCCCGGGTGGCCGGAGTTCGGCACCGACTGGCGCCTGGCGCGCTCCTGGAACGTGCCGCTCGAGGTGGTCAGCGATCCCGCCGGGGAGTCGCGCCGGATCTGGCGCGAGCACGCCTGA
- a CDS encoding AfsR/SARP family transcriptional regulator — protein sequence MGSDAERRLRVAVLGPLRAWRGDELLDLGTVRQQAFLAALVLRPDVTVSRRELLDGVWGASRPVRGSRSCPVTSLYRLRKCLRGDGPDSAVIGGERGGDRFRSGGVSVDAALLERIVVEADTTALSGDLVAAVDGYDRALALYEGEPLAGLPGPFAAGERRRLAERRVALSQRKPEWLLRLNRPADAIGELSALTAAHPHNETFAALLMRALHAGGRRADALSVFAELRRCLVEELGVEPGEEARAVHQAVLRGDDAALATTSPSRPPVRAAGARRVVRDELPVDTGELAGA from the coding sequence ATGGGATCTGACGCCGAGCGGCGGCTCCGGGTCGCCGTCCTCGGTCCGCTGCGGGCGTGGCGCGGTGACGAGCTGCTGGACCTCGGCACGGTCCGCCAGCAGGCGTTCCTGGCCGCGCTGGTCCTGCGCCCGGACGTGACGGTCAGCCGGCGGGAGCTGCTCGACGGCGTGTGGGGGGCGAGCCGCCCGGTACGGGGATCAAGGTCGTGCCCGGTTACGTCGCTCTACCGGCTTCGCAAGTGCCTGCGGGGCGATGGGCCGGACTCAGCCGTGATCGGTGGCGAACGGGGTGGGGACCGCTTCCGCAGTGGTGGCGTCTCGGTTGATGCGGCACTGCTGGAGCGGATCGTCGTCGAAGCGGACACGACCGCGCTGTCCGGAGACCTCGTCGCGGCGGTGGACGGCTACGACCGCGCGCTCGCGCTGTACGAGGGCGAGCCGCTGGCCGGGCTGCCCGGGCCGTTCGCGGCGGGGGAGCGGCGGCGCCTGGCGGAGCGCCGGGTCGCGCTGTCGCAGCGGAAACCGGAATGGCTGTTGCGGCTGAACCGCCCCGCCGACGCCATCGGCGAGTTGTCGGCGCTGACCGCGGCGCACCCGCACAACGAGACGTTCGCGGCGTTGCTGATGCGCGCTCTCCACGCCGGCGGACGCCGGGCGGACGCGCTGTCGGTGTTCGCCGAGTTGCGGCGGTGCCTCGTGGAGGAACTCGGCGTCGAGCCGGGGGAGGAAGCGCGCGCGGTGCACCAGGCCGTGCTGCGCGGCGATGACGCCGCTCTCGCCACCACCTCGCCGAGCCGACCGCCCGTGCGGGCCGCCGGAGCACGCCGGGTCGTCCGCGACGAGCTCCCGGTGGACACCGGCGAGCTGGCGGGGGCGTGA
- a CDS encoding alpha/beta fold hydrolase produces MRPVRTRAARAGTTGWERVEVTAAAGTRVHAAVLGPREAPEVVCVHGLGCSHRYFLPLARCLAPGLRVVAPDLPGFGSTPGSRESPDVRGLSEALAAWLRATARRGVPLVANSAGCQVVVDLAVHSPELLGPVVLTGPTVDRHARSWPRQLGRLVRNGARERSALAFVLLLDYLDCGPRRIITTFNHLLDDPVEHKLHHVPTPAVVVRGSRDPIAPRAWAREVAAALPRGRLAEVPDTGHTLNYSAPERLAEIVTALLRES; encoded by the coding sequence ATGAGGCCGGTGCGAACGCGGGCGGCCAGGGCTGGAACCACCGGCTGGGAACGGGTGGAAGTCACCGCGGCTGCCGGTACCCGGGTGCACGCCGCCGTCCTCGGGCCCCGCGAGGCGCCGGAGGTGGTCTGCGTGCACGGGCTCGGCTGCTCGCACCGGTACTTCCTGCCGCTGGCCCGGTGCCTGGCACCCGGGCTGCGGGTGGTCGCACCGGACCTGCCCGGCTTCGGCAGCACCCCTGGTTCGCGGGAGTCGCCGGACGTGCGCGGGCTCTCCGAGGCGCTCGCGGCGTGGCTGCGCGCCACGGCGCGGCGGGGCGTGCCGCTCGTGGCGAACTCCGCCGGTTGCCAGGTGGTGGTGGACCTGGCCGTGCACTCCCCCGAACTGCTCGGGCCCGTGGTGCTCACCGGACCGACGGTCGACCGGCACGCCCGCTCCTGGCCGCGCCAGCTCGGCCGGCTGGTCCGCAACGGTGCGCGGGAGCGATCCGCACTGGCCTTCGTGCTCCTCCTCGACTACCTGGACTGCGGTCCGCGGCGGATCATCACCACGTTCAACCACCTGCTCGACGACCCGGTCGAGCACAAGCTCCACCACGTGCCCACGCCCGCGGTCGTCGTGCGCGGCAGCCGCGACCCGATCGCACCGCGCGCGTGGGCGCGGGAGGTCGCCGCGGCGCTGCCCCGCGGGCGCCTCGCGGAGGTGCCCGACACGGGCCACACGCTGAACTACTCGGCACCGGAGCGGCTCGCCGAGATCGTCACGGCGCTGCTGCGGGAATCCTGA
- a CDS encoding DUF2267 domain-containing protein: protein MVEQYRTFVDGVRRRAGLAESEEAGRAAVAVIEAVAGHLDGVDRAQLATALPAAVRESVHWDVPEQRTGQQADLVAETARTADVAPENARYLVQAVLSEISAEDRAVADTLRHRLPDEFAEMFTAPGGGPPPDRSSAATHPRPFDDDELRRALAELDGWSGTRERISREVFLPRDRWRPLLNQVERAQAELSHHASVEERPESLVFSLRTRSVDSVTELDLALARQVDDAVGSVGSGG from the coding sequence ATGGTGGAGCAGTACCGGACTTTCGTCGACGGAGTCCGCCGCAGGGCCGGTCTGGCCGAGTCCGAGGAAGCGGGCCGCGCCGCGGTCGCCGTGATCGAGGCGGTCGCGGGCCACCTGGACGGGGTCGACCGGGCGCAACTGGCCACGGCGTTGCCGGCAGCGGTTCGGGAGTCGGTGCACTGGGACGTCCCGGAACAGCGCACGGGGCAGCAGGCTGATCTGGTGGCGGAGACCGCCCGCACGGCCGACGTCGCGCCCGAGAACGCGCGTTACCTGGTCCAAGCCGTGCTCTCCGAGATCTCCGCCGAGGACCGGGCGGTGGCCGACACCCTGCGGCACCGGCTACCGGACGAGTTCGCCGAGATGTTCACCGCGCCCGGCGGAGGGCCGCCGCCTGACCGGAGCTCCGCGGCCACGCACCCGCGGCCCTTCGACGACGACGAGCTGCGCCGGGCGCTGGCCGAGCTGGACGGATGGTCGGGAACGCGCGAACGGATCAGCCGCGAGGTGTTCCTGCCGCGCGACCGGTGGCGGCCACTGCTGAACCAGGTCGAGCGCGCCCAAGCCGAGCTCTCCCACCACGCGTCGGTCGAGGAGCGCCCGGAATCGCTGGTCTTCTCCCTGCGGACGCGGTCGGTGGACTCGGTGACGGAACTGGACCTGGCGCTGGCCCGCCAGGTCGACGACGCGGTCGGCTCGGTCGGCTCGGGCGGCTGA